One region of Vicinamibacterales bacterium genomic DNA includes:
- a CDS encoding M13 family metallopeptidase produces the protein MTRTQALTVIVFPLAIAMAADDAAIGAQDVTAQPMLSRSGIELGSMDPTASPCTDFYQYACGGWNKNHPTPPDQPRYGRFSELRDRNDAILRDILDEAARPGAPASQKKIGDYYASCMDETGINAKGRTPLGPDLLLVDGIKDKAGIPAVVGHLQTVGTTTFFGFSSGPDFKDSTQYLLILAQGGLGLPDRDYYLKDDADPAKLRAAYQKHVAKMMQLDGQTPAAAEATAKSVLAIETTLARASLDRVSRRNPTNIYHKMPRDDVKKLMPNFNMSQFFERAEAPAGDSANVTEPDFLKAVDQIIASSPLADLKAYMRWQVVHARAALLPKAFVDENFAFYGKALTGAEQQTPRWKRCVQATDIDLGEALGKVYVDRTFGEEGKTRTLEMVKAIEASMGRDIDAIDWMSPETKKAAYAKLAAVANKIGYPEKWRDYSTLRIVRGDAYGNSQRAKTFAYRRQLAKIGKPVDKTEWRMTPPTVNAYYNPPENNINFPAGILQPPFFIKAADDAVNFGAVGAVVGHELTHGFDDQGRRFDPVGNLREWWTPADGKTFEERALCVDKEYSGFSAVDDVKLNGKLTLGENVADNGGLRLAWMALQELMKTKPLGTQDGLTADQRFFVGWGQMWCENRSDAIARLSAKTDPHSPGRYRTNGVVSNMPEFAQAFGCQAPSPMINQPACRVW, from the coding sequence ATGACACGCACGCAGGCGCTCACGGTCATCGTTTTTCCCTTGGCCATCGCGATGGCGGCCGACGACGCGGCCATTGGCGCGCAGGACGTGACGGCGCAGCCGATGCTCAGTCGATCCGGCATCGAGCTCGGGTCGATGGACCCGACGGCGAGCCCTTGCACGGACTTCTACCAGTACGCCTGCGGCGGCTGGAACAAGAACCACCCGACCCCGCCGGATCAGCCGCGCTACGGCCGCTTCAGCGAGCTGCGGGACAGGAACGACGCCATCCTGCGCGACATCCTCGACGAGGCCGCCAGGCCGGGCGCTCCCGCGAGTCAGAAGAAGATCGGCGATTACTACGCGAGCTGCATGGACGAGACCGGCATCAACGCCAAGGGGCGCACGCCGCTCGGCCCCGACCTCCTGCTCGTCGACGGCATCAAGGACAAGGCCGGCATTCCCGCCGTCGTCGGCCACCTGCAGACCGTCGGGACGACGACGTTCTTCGGTTTCAGCTCCGGGCCCGATTTCAAGGACTCGACGCAGTACCTGCTGATCCTCGCGCAGGGCGGCCTCGGGCTGCCGGACCGCGACTACTACCTGAAAGACGACGCCGACCCGGCGAAGCTGCGCGCGGCGTATCAGAAGCACGTCGCGAAGATGATGCAGCTCGACGGGCAGACGCCGGCCGCCGCTGAAGCCACGGCGAAGTCGGTGCTGGCGATCGAAACGACGCTGGCCAGGGCCTCGCTCGACCGCGTGTCGCGCCGCAACCCGACGAACATCTACCACAAGATGCCGCGCGACGACGTGAAGAAGCTGATGCCCAATTTCAACATGTCGCAGTTTTTCGAGCGCGCCGAGGCGCCCGCCGGCGACAGCGCCAACGTCACGGAGCCAGACTTCCTCAAGGCCGTCGATCAGATCATCGCGTCGAGTCCGCTCGCGGACCTGAAAGCCTACATGCGCTGGCAGGTGGTCCACGCGCGCGCGGCGCTGCTACCCAAGGCGTTCGTCGACGAGAACTTCGCCTTTTACGGCAAGGCGCTGACCGGCGCCGAGCAGCAGACGCCGCGCTGGAAGCGCTGCGTCCAGGCGACCGACATCGACCTCGGCGAAGCGCTCGGCAAGGTCTACGTCGATCGCACCTTCGGCGAGGAGGGCAAGACGCGCACCCTCGAAATGGTCAAGGCGATCGAAGCGTCGATGGGACGCGACATCGACGCGATCGACTGGATGTCGCCTGAGACCAAGAAGGCCGCCTACGCCAAGCTCGCCGCCGTCGCCAACAAGATCGGCTATCCGGAGAAGTGGCGTGATTACTCGACGCTGCGTATCGTCCGCGGCGACGCTTACGGCAACTCGCAGCGCGCGAAGACCTTTGCGTACCGCCGCCAGCTGGCCAAGATCGGCAAGCCCGTCGACAAGACCGAGTGGCGGATGACGCCTCCAACCGTCAATGCCTACTACAACCCGCCCGAGAACAACATCAACTTCCCGGCCGGCATCCTGCAGCCGCCGTTCTTCATCAAGGCCGCCGACGACGCGGTCAACTTCGGCGCCGTCGGCGCGGTCGTCGGTCACGAGCTGACGCACGGGTTCGACGACCAGGGCCGCCGCTTCGATCCGGTGGGCAACCTGCGCGAGTGGTGGACGCCGGCCGACGGCAAGACGTTCGAGGAGCGCGCCCTCTGTGTCGACAAGGAGTACAGCGGCTTCAGCGCCGTCGACGACGTCAAGTTGAACGGCAAGTTGACCCTCGGCGAGAACGTCGCCGACAACGGCGGCTTACGCCTGGCGTGGATGGCGCTGCAGGAGCTCATGAAGACCAAGCCGCTCGGGACGCAGGACGGGCTCACCGCCGACCAGCGGTTCTTCGTCGGCTGGGGGCAGATGTGGTGCGAGAATCGCAGCGACGCGATCGCGCGGCTGTCCGCCAAGACGGATCCCCATTCGCCGGGACGCTACCGGACCAACGGCGTCGTGTCGAATATGCCGGAATTCGCGCAGGCGTTCGGCTGCCAGGCGCCTTCGCCGATGATCAACCAGCCGGCGTGCCGGGTCTGGTAG
- a CDS encoding metalloregulator ArsR/SmtB family transcription factor: MESAALFRLLGDEARLRMLRLLAAEQLNVSELTGILGIAQSGVSRHLGLLKDAGLVEERREAGFTYFRLAPALVGGGNGFGPVWPMLRAHFDIAAVTPQGRADAARLEEVRRVRREDFDQHGAAPEHRQIVPGRSWAAWARALAHLLPPLDVADLGCGEGYLAIEAARFARTVVAVDRSEAVLARAKKLAAQRLGSAPASTTPTSRANAVSEPRERTEPPKRRARERVGEFEGRSPSVIQWKRGELDHLPLDDASVDVALLSQALHHAALPARAIAEAVRIVRPGGRVLVLDLRRHEEHWVKDRLGDTWLGFEDAELKQLLEGAGLTDIKLTVGARRQRDPFTVLIASGTRPPELKKAH, from the coding sequence GTGGAATCGGCTGCTCTGTTCCGGCTGCTCGGCGACGAGGCGCGGCTGCGCATGCTGCGGCTGCTGGCAGCCGAGCAGTTGAACGTGTCGGAACTGACCGGCATCCTCGGCATTGCGCAGTCGGGCGTGTCGCGGCATCTGGGCCTGCTCAAGGATGCGGGCCTCGTCGAGGAGCGGCGCGAGGCGGGATTCACCTACTTCCGGCTGGCGCCGGCGCTGGTCGGCGGCGGCAACGGCTTCGGCCCGGTGTGGCCGATGCTGCGCGCGCACTTCGACATCGCCGCCGTGACGCCGCAAGGACGCGCTGACGCGGCGCGGCTCGAGGAAGTGCGGCGCGTCCGCCGGGAGGACTTCGACCAGCACGGCGCCGCTCCCGAGCACCGCCAGATCGTGCCGGGCCGCAGTTGGGCCGCGTGGGCGCGTGCGCTCGCGCACCTGCTGCCGCCGCTCGACGTCGCCGACCTCGGCTGTGGCGAGGGATATCTGGCGATCGAGGCGGCTCGGTTTGCGCGCACGGTGGTCGCCGTCGATCGATCCGAGGCCGTCCTGGCCCGCGCGAAGAAGCTCGCCGCCCAGCGCCTCGGCTCCGCGCCGGCATCCACGACCCCGACATCGCGAGCGAACGCCGTGAGCGAGCCACGCGAACGGACCGAGCCGCCGAAGCGGCGAGCGAGAGAGCGTGTAGGGGAGTTCGAGGGGCGAAGCCCCTCGGTTATTCAGTGGAAGCGCGGCGAGCTGGATCACCTGCCGCTGGACGACGCGAGCGTCGACGTCGCGCTCCTCTCCCAGGCGCTGCACCACGCCGCGCTTCCGGCCCGGGCCATCGCCGAGGCCGTGCGCATCGTCCGCCCAGGGGGGCGCGTGCTCGTCCTCGATCTGCGCCGCCACGAGGAGCACTGGGTCAAGGATCGGCTCGGCGACACCTGGCTCGGCTTCGAAGACGCCGAGTTGAAGCAATTACTCGAAGGCGCGGGACTGACCGATATCAAGCTCACCGTCGGCGCCCGCCGCCAGCGCGATCCTTTTACCGTCCTGATCGCGAGTGGCACCAGACCGCCAGAGTTGAAGAAGGCTCACTGA
- the metH gene encoding methionine synthase: MSHIGHRSSDIGPRTGAGAQLDQALQRRILILDGAMGTMIQRHTLTEADFRGERFRNHAKDLRGNNDLLTLTRPDVISQIHDQYLAAGADIIETNTFSSTTVAQADYLLESVAYELNVEGARLARVACDEWTKKTPDQPRFVAGAMGPTNRTLSISPEVNNPAFRAISFDALRAAYEEQVRGLIDGGADVILLETIFDTLNAKAGLFAIEQVFAEKGRRLPLMISFTITDKSGRTLSGQTLEAFYASVRHAKPFSIGINCALGARDMRPYLADLARIAECYVSSYPNAGLPNAFGQYDERPAETGELVQDFATSGFVDIVGGCCGTTPDHIAAIAAAVAGQAPRGAAGRAPRAADHFTELSGLEPLSIRPDSNFQMIGERTNVTGSVRFARLVKAGNWAEAAQVALDQVRGGANIVDVNMDEGMLDSEQAMTTFLDYIATEPEIARVPVMVDSSKWSVLEAGLKCIQGKGVVNSISLKEGEADFLAKARTIQHYGAAVIVMAFDESGQADTVERKVSICQRAYRLLTEQAGYDPADIIFDPNILAIATGLEEHNGYAVNYIEAVKIIKATCPGAKISGGVSNLSFSFRGNDTVREAMHSAFLFHAIKAGMDMGIVNAGQLVVYEDIPKDLLEHVEDVIFNRRPDATDRLVQFAETVKGTTRERQADLAWRSGTVEERLAFALVHGAVDFIDQDTEEARRKYTRPLDIIEGPLMDGMKIVGDLFGSGKMFLPQVVKSARAMKKAVAYLEPFMEKEKAERLAKDANAVTAQGRIVMATVKGDVHDIGKNIVGVVLGCNNYEVIDLGVMVPASKILDTAIERKADLVGLSGLITPSLDEMAMVAREMERRHMTLPLLIGGATTSRQHTAVKIAPEFSKPVVHVLDASRVVDVVSQLLNPARAGAFARSNVEAQEEIRERYKARSEKPLLSYEQARANRLVYEWDEHVTATPAFVGRRFLDDVPLEEIVRYIDWTYFFSAWELKGRFPAILEHPQYGEAARKLYDDAQALLQKIVKGRLLRARGVYAFWPAAADGDDIVIYKDENRRDILARLPMLRQQEQQPDDRPNLSLADYIAPRGRGVPDYLGMFAVTGGIGAEELARHYERDLDDYSAIMVKALADRLAEAFATWLHARVRDDWGHPDAASATAEDLHHEKHRGIRPAPGYPACPDHSGKFTLFELLQARRQGMDLTEHAAMTPAATVSGYYFSHPMGKYFNVGRLGRDQLESYAGRCGVSVAAAEKWLSPNLAYESSEFAKTC; encoded by the coding sequence ATGTCTCACATCGGCCATCGGTCATCGGATATCGGGCCCCGAACAGGCGCCGGCGCACAACTCGATCAGGCGCTCCAGCGCCGAATCCTCATCCTCGACGGCGCGATGGGCACGATGATCCAGCGGCACACGCTGACCGAAGCGGACTTTCGCGGCGAGCGCTTCCGGAACCACGCGAAGGACCTGCGCGGGAACAACGATCTGTTGACCCTCACCAGGCCGGACGTTATCAGCCAGATCCACGACCAGTACCTCGCCGCCGGCGCCGACATCATCGAAACCAACACCTTCAGCAGCACCACCGTCGCCCAGGCCGACTACCTGCTCGAATCGGTCGCCTACGAGCTGAACGTCGAAGGGGCCCGCCTGGCGCGTGTCGCGTGCGACGAATGGACGAAGAAGACGCCCGACCAGCCGCGGTTCGTCGCCGGTGCGATGGGCCCGACCAACCGGACGTTGTCGATTTCCCCCGAGGTCAACAACCCGGCATTCCGCGCCATCAGCTTCGACGCGCTGCGCGCCGCCTACGAGGAGCAGGTCCGGGGGCTCATCGACGGCGGCGCCGACGTCATCCTGCTCGAGACCATCTTCGACACCCTCAACGCCAAGGCCGGCCTCTTCGCCATCGAGCAGGTGTTTGCCGAGAAGGGGCGGCGTCTGCCGCTGATGATCTCGTTCACCATCACCGACAAGAGCGGCCGTACCCTGTCGGGCCAGACGCTCGAGGCCTTCTACGCCTCGGTCCGTCACGCGAAGCCGTTCAGCATCGGCATCAACTGCGCGCTCGGCGCCCGCGACATGCGCCCGTACCTCGCCGACCTGGCGCGCATCGCCGAGTGCTACGTGTCGTCGTATCCCAACGCCGGACTGCCCAATGCCTTCGGCCAGTACGATGAACGTCCCGCCGAGACCGGCGAGCTGGTCCAGGATTTTGCGACGAGCGGTTTCGTCGACATCGTCGGCGGCTGTTGCGGCACGACGCCCGACCATATCGCGGCGATTGCGGCAGCGGTCGCCGGCCAGGCCCCGCGCGGTGCGGCGGGCCGCGCGCCGCGGGCCGCGGATCACTTCACTGAACTGTCAGGGCTGGAGCCGCTCTCCATTCGCCCGGATTCGAACTTCCAGATGATCGGCGAGCGGACCAACGTCACCGGCTCGGTGCGCTTTGCGCGCCTGGTCAAGGCCGGCAACTGGGCCGAGGCCGCGCAGGTCGCGCTCGATCAGGTCCGCGGCGGCGCCAACATCGTCGACGTCAACATGGACGAGGGCATGCTCGACTCGGAGCAGGCCATGACGACGTTTCTCGACTACATCGCGACCGAGCCGGAGATCGCCCGGGTGCCGGTGATGGTCGACAGCTCCAAGTGGAGTGTGCTCGAGGCCGGCCTCAAGTGTATCCAGGGCAAAGGGGTCGTCAATTCGATCAGCCTCAAGGAGGGGGAAGCGGACTTCCTCGCGAAGGCGCGGACGATCCAGCACTACGGCGCCGCCGTCATCGTCATGGCGTTCGACGAATCGGGACAGGCCGACACCGTCGAGCGGAAGGTGTCGATCTGTCAGCGCGCCTACCGGCTGCTGACGGAACAGGCCGGCTACGATCCGGCCGACATCATCTTCGATCCGAACATCCTCGCCATCGCGACGGGGCTCGAGGAGCACAACGGCTACGCCGTCAACTACATCGAGGCCGTAAAGATCATCAAGGCGACGTGCCCGGGCGCCAAGATCAGCGGCGGCGTCAGCAATCTCTCCTTTTCGTTCCGCGGCAACGACACCGTCCGCGAGGCGATGCACTCGGCGTTCCTGTTCCACGCCATCAAGGCCGGCATGGACATGGGCATCGTCAACGCCGGGCAGTTGGTCGTCTACGAGGACATCCCGAAGGATCTCCTCGAGCACGTCGAGGACGTCATCTTCAACCGCCGGCCGGACGCGACCGATCGGCTCGTCCAGTTCGCCGAGACGGTCAAGGGGACGACCAGGGAGCGCCAGGCGGATCTCGCGTGGCGCAGCGGCACGGTGGAAGAGCGGCTGGCGTTCGCCCTCGTCCACGGCGCCGTCGACTTCATCGATCAGGACACCGAAGAAGCGCGGCGGAAATACACGCGGCCGCTCGACATCATCGAAGGCCCGCTGATGGACGGCATGAAGATCGTCGGCGATCTGTTCGGCTCCGGGAAGATGTTCCTGCCGCAGGTCGTCAAGTCCGCGCGCGCGATGAAGAAGGCGGTCGCCTACCTCGAGCCGTTCATGGAGAAGGAGAAGGCGGAGCGTCTCGCGAAGGACGCCAACGCCGTCACCGCGCAGGGTCGCATCGTCATGGCGACGGTCAAGGGGGATGTCCACGACATCGGCAAGAACATCGTCGGCGTCGTGCTCGGCTGCAACAACTACGAGGTGATCGATCTCGGCGTGATGGTGCCGGCGAGCAAGATCCTCGACACGGCCATCGAACGGAAAGCCGATCTCGTCGGCCTGAGCGGCCTGATCACGCCGTCGCTCGACGAGATGGCGATGGTGGCGCGCGAAATGGAACGCCGCCACATGACGCTGCCGCTGCTCATCGGCGGCGCGACCACCAGCCGTCAGCACACGGCGGTCAAGATCGCACCCGAATTCAGCAAGCCCGTCGTCCACGTCCTCGACGCGTCGCGCGTCGTCGACGTCGTGTCGCAGCTGCTCAATCCGGCGCGCGCCGGCGCGTTCGCGCGCAGCAACGTCGAGGCGCAGGAGGAAATCCGCGAGCGCTACAAGGCGCGCAGCGAAAAGCCGCTCCTCTCGTACGAGCAGGCGCGCGCCAACCGGCTGGTCTACGAGTGGGACGAGCACGTCACCGCGACGCCGGCGTTCGTCGGCCGCCGTTTTCTCGACGACGTGCCGCTCGAGGAGATCGTCAGATACATCGACTGGACGTATTTCTTCTCGGCGTGGGAGTTGAAGGGCAGATTCCCGGCCATCCTCGAGCACCCTCAGTATGGCGAGGCCGCGCGCAAGCTCTACGACGATGCGCAGGCGCTGCTGCAGAAGATCGTCAAAGGCCGCCTTCTCCGCGCCCGCGGCGTCTACGCTTTCTGGCCCGCCGCCGCCGACGGCGACGACATCGTCATCTACAAGGACGAGAACCGCCGCGACATCCTGGCGCGCCTGCCCATGCTCCGCCAGCAGGAGCAGCAGCCCGACGACCGGCCGAATCTGTCGCTTGCCGACTACATCGCGCCGCGCGGCCGCGGCGTGCCCGACTATCTCGGCATGTTCGCGGTCACCGGCGGCATCGGCGCCGAGGAGCTGGCGAGGCACTACGAGAGGGACCTCGACGACTACAGCGCCATCATGGTGAAGGCGCTCGCGGATCGACTGGCGGAAGCATTCGCCACGTGGCTGCATGCGCGCGTGCGCGACGACTGGGGCCACCCCGACGCGGCGTCGGCGACGGCGGAGGATCTGCACCACGAGAAGCACCGCGGCATCCGTCCGGCGCCCGGCTACCCCGCGTGTCCCGATCACAGCGGCAAGTTCACGCTGTTCGAGCTGCTCCAGGCCCGCCGGCAGGGCATGGACCTGACCGAGCATGCCGCGATGACGCCGGCGGCGACGGTCAGCGGCTACTACTTTTCGCACCCGATGGGGAAGTACTTCAACGTCGGCCGCCTCGGCCGCGACCAGCTGGAGTCGTATGCCGGACGCTGCGGCGTCAGCGTGGCCGCAGCGGAGAAGTGGCTCAGCCCGAACCTTGCCTACGAATCGTCAGAGTTCGCGAAGACCTGCTGA
- a CDS encoding YciI family protein — translation MLMMHAPANAPAGAGLASWNPEEVHRMIRFMKDLNADLKSRGELVGAEGLEYPPRPRIVRASGNGAPIVTDGPFVETKEFLTGYWVVDVPTETRAFEIAAHASSCPGPGGAPLNMPIEIRQVMPGPPE, via the coding sequence ATGCTGATGATGCACGCCCCGGCCAACGCGCCGGCCGGCGCCGGCCTGGCGTCGTGGAACCCCGAGGAAGTCCACCGGATGATCCGGTTCATGAAGGACTTGAACGCGGATCTGAAGAGCCGCGGCGAGCTGGTCGGCGCCGAAGGACTCGAGTACCCACCGCGCCCGCGCATCGTCCGTGCGTCCGGCAACGGCGCGCCGATCGTCACCGATGGTCCGTTCGTCGAGACCAAAGAGTTCCTGACCGGCTACTGGGTCGTGGATGTCCCGACGGAGACTCGCGCGTTTGAAATTGCCGCGCACGCTTCGTCGTGCCCGGGTCCGGGAGGCGCGCCGCTCAACATGCCGATCGAGATCCGGCAGGTGATGCCGGGGCCGCCGGAATGA
- a CDS encoding HAD family acid phosphatase: MPAARRWRWIGAAAVVVSACASGSPASAPQTAPVKVQARAQPDSMTWVAKSVEYRALVAQTYRAATGRVDSEAPRYAPGTWAVILDSDDTILNDLQYEQERAAAGLGFTQESWAAWVRRRTAQPLPGAAAFLAHVRTLGGRIAIVTNRLGSECDDTIAVFKANDLPFDAMLCRPDGTPSDKNPRFAAVAAGQTDAGRTSLTIVAYVGDNILDFPSLSQNLRETDPAFGEFGVRYFVLPNPMYGSWQ, translated from the coding sequence ATGCCGGCCGCCAGGCGGTGGCGCTGGATCGGTGCGGCGGCCGTAGTCGTCTCGGCCTGCGCCAGCGGGTCGCCGGCCTCGGCCCCCCAGACGGCCCCGGTCAAGGTCCAGGCTCGCGCGCAGCCCGACAGCATGACGTGGGTGGCGAAGTCAGTGGAATATCGCGCCCTTGTCGCCCAGACCTATCGCGCCGCCACCGGGCGGGTCGACAGCGAGGCGCCCCGCTATGCGCCGGGCACCTGGGCGGTGATTCTCGACTCCGACGACACGATACTCAACGACCTGCAGTACGAGCAGGAGCGCGCCGCCGCCGGCCTCGGCTTCACGCAGGAAAGCTGGGCGGCCTGGGTACGCCGGCGCACCGCGCAGCCGCTGCCCGGCGCCGCCGCGTTTCTCGCGCACGTGCGCACACTCGGCGGACGCATCGCGATCGTCACCAACCGGCTCGGCTCGGAATGTGACGACACCATCGCGGTGTTCAAGGCGAACGATCTGCCGTTCGACGCGATGCTCTGCCGGCCCGACGGCACGCCCTCCGACAAGAACCCGCGATTTGCGGCCGTCGCTGCCGGCCAGACCGACGCGGGGCGCACCTCGCTGACGATCGTCGCCTACGTCGGCGACAACATCCTCGACTTTCCATCGCTGTCGCAGAACCTTCGAGAAACGGACCCCGCGTTTGGCGAGTTCGGGGTTCGCTACTTCGTGCTGCCCAATCCGATGTACGGCAGCTGGCAATAA
- a CDS encoding ABC transporter substrate-binding protein — MGLKGCLALSALCLAMSGCGRFGNATSVDQKVRAVVISQGYSEIIWALGAQDAVVGVDYSSTWPPDVKKVPTVGYHRALSAEGLLSLKPTVIITDGNIGPPQVIEQLRQLNVPIKTFTAKNDSIEGAKALMREMGAYFHKESRADELCRKLDADMAHALDEAKKFSDHPRVAVIHYGRASNVYMLVGASGSGDAGAAGQMVRWAGGEMAIEKAGMTRMASPEIVAQANPDVVLLTEFGYDRLGSKDKAVELPGVATSNAAKNGRIYRVEEHDLMYFGPSSGEGLARLVTIVHKGE; from the coding sequence ATGGGTCTGAAGGGATGCCTCGCTCTCTCGGCGCTCTGTCTTGCGATGTCCGGGTGCGGCCGCTTCGGCAACGCCACCTCTGTGGACCAGAAGGTCCGCGCCGTCGTGATCTCGCAGGGGTATTCCGAAATCATCTGGGCGCTTGGCGCCCAGGATGCGGTGGTCGGCGTCGACTACTCGAGCACCTGGCCGCCCGACGTGAAGAAGGTGCCGACGGTGGGGTATCACCGCGCGCTCAGCGCCGAGGGCCTCCTGTCGCTCAAGCCGACGGTGATCATCACCGACGGCAACATCGGGCCGCCGCAGGTCATCGAGCAGCTCAGGCAGCTCAACGTGCCGATCAAGACGTTCACGGCGAAGAACGATTCGATCGAGGGGGCCAAGGCGCTGATGCGCGAGATGGGCGCCTACTTCCACAAGGAATCGCGCGCCGACGAGTTGTGTCGCAAGCTCGACGCCGACATGGCGCACGCGCTCGACGAGGCAAAAAAATTCAGCGACCATCCGCGCGTGGCGGTAATCCACTATGGGCGCGCGTCGAACGTCTACATGCTCGTCGGGGCCAGCGGATCTGGCGACGCCGGCGCCGCCGGTCAGATGGTGCGCTGGGCAGGCGGCGAGATGGCGATCGAGAAGGCCGGCATGACGCGGATGGCGTCGCCCGAGATCGTCGCGCAGGCCAATCCCGACGTCGTCCTGCTGACCGAATTCGGCTACGACCGCCTCGGCTCGAAGGACAAGGCCGTCGAGCTGCCCGGCGTCGCAACCAGCAACGCCGCGAAGAACGGACGCATCTACCGGGTCGAGGAACACGACCTGATGTACTTCGGGCCGAGCAGCGGCGAAGGCCTGGCGCGGCTCGTCACGATCGTGCACAAGGGCGAATGA
- a CDS encoding iron ABC transporter permease, translated as MTEGGGRRGGLLAALAALMAVTAIASIRFGAIDFPLRQMWTATVAIVSGHTPATLDGRIFAELRLPRALLCLFVGAGLGVGGTLMQALFRNPIVEPGLVGTSSGAALGASVFFVLGAALHVETAAWTLPLAACVGGVLSTWLVFALAETGSDGRASIVMLLLTGLAVNALCLSGIGFLSYVARDPQARSIVFWNLGTLSGASWRAVGIVGAVTTVGTAAAAMYAKQLNALMIGEEEAAYLGVNVRRLKLTILAVNVAIVAVATAFTGVIAFVGLIVPHILRMLHGADNRFLIVGSAILGGTLLSLADLVARVSLRPAELPIGIVTSIVGVPIFLTLLRRRRYVF; from the coding sequence ATGACGGAAGGAGGCGGCCGCCGCGGCGGCCTGCTGGCCGCGCTCGCGGCGCTGATGGCGGTGACGGCGATCGCGTCGATCCGCTTCGGCGCGATCGACTTTCCGCTGCGCCAGATGTGGACGGCGACTGTCGCGATCGTCTCCGGCCATACGCCCGCGACGCTCGACGGCCGCATCTTCGCCGAGTTGCGGCTGCCGCGCGCGCTGCTGTGCCTGTTCGTCGGCGCCGGCCTCGGCGTCGGCGGTACGCTGATGCAGGCGCTTTTCCGCAATCCGATCGTCGAGCCCGGACTGGTCGGCACGTCGAGCGGCGCCGCCCTCGGCGCCTCGGTCTTCTTTGTGCTCGGCGCGGCGCTGCACGTCGAGACCGCGGCATGGACGCTTCCGCTCGCCGCCTGCGTCGGCGGCGTGCTGTCGACCTGGCTGGTCTTCGCGCTCGCCGAGACGGGCAGCGACGGGCGCGCGTCGATCGTCATGCTCCTGCTCACCGGCCTCGCCGTCAACGCGCTGTGCCTGAGCGGCATCGGCTTCCTCTCCTACGTGGCCCGCGATCCGCAGGCGCGTTCGATCGTCTTCTGGAATCTCGGCACGCTGTCCGGCGCGAGTTGGCGGGCGGTGGGCATCGTCGGCGCCGTGACCACCGTAGGCACCGCAGCGGCGGCGATGTATGCCAAGCAGCTGAACGCGCTGATGATCGGTGAGGAGGAAGCGGCGTACCTGGGTGTGAACGTGCGGCGTCTGAAGCTGACCATCCTGGCCGTCAACGTCGCCATCGTGGCGGTCGCGACGGCGTTCACCGGCGTCATCGCCTTCGTCGGGCTCATCGTGCCGCACATCCTGCGGATGCTGCACGGCGCCGACAACCGCTTCCTGATCGTCGGCAGCGCGATCCTCGGCGGCACCCTGCTCAGCCTCGCCGACCTCGTCGCGCGCGTGTCGCTGCGGCCGGCCGAGCTGCCGATCGGAATCGTCACGTCGATCGTGGGGGTGCCGATCTTCCTGACGCTGTTGCGGCGCCGCCGCTACGTGTTCTAA
- a CDS encoding heme ABC transporter ATP-binding protein, with protein MVEIHDVTYRVGGRDLIAGISAGFEPGRLHLVIGPNGAGKSTLIKVLARLLRPASGRVAYAGAEIAHESEASLARRRAVLSQAVEVAFPLLVHEVVAMGRYPHFGARPSSEDAAIVDEVMDYFDVADMAERAYPTLSGGEKQRVNFARVLAQVWRPLAGRERVLFLDEPLTFLDIGHQLDFLRKIVAMLAASPDLVVIGVLHDLNLAAQFADRLLLLDGGRLMAAGTRADVLTPELIRSAFGVHPVVTTVPGTDRTHLVFE; from the coding sequence ATGGTCGAGATCCACGACGTCACCTATCGCGTCGGCGGGCGTGATCTCATCGCGGGCATCAGCGCGGGCTTCGAGCCGGGCCGGCTGCATCTCGTCATCGGCCCGAACGGCGCCGGCAAGTCGACGCTCATCAAGGTACTGGCGCGGCTGCTGCGGCCGGCGAGCGGTCGCGTCGCATACGCCGGCGCCGAGATCGCGCACGAGAGCGAAGCGAGCCTGGCGCGGCGGCGGGCGGTGCTGTCGCAGGCAGTCGAAGTGGCGTTTCCGCTGCTCGTCCACGAAGTGGTGGCGATGGGGCGCTATCCGCACTTCGGCGCCCGACCCTCCTCGGAAGACGCGGCGATCGTCGACGAGGTGATGGACTACTTCGACGTCGCCGACATGGCCGAGCGCGCCTATCCGACCCTGAGCGGTGGCGAGAAGCAGCGGGTGAATTTCGCCCGCGTACTCGCGCAGGTCTGGCGGCCGCTGGCGGGGCGCGAGCGGGTACTGTTCCTCGACGAGCCGCTGACCTTTCTCGACATCGGCCACCAGCTCGACTTCCTGCGGAAGATCGTCGCGATGCTGGCGGCGTCGCCCGATCTGGTGGTGATCGGGGTACTCCACGATCTGAATCTGGCGGCGCAGTTTGCGGATCGCCTGCTGCTCCTCGACGGCGGCCGACTCATGGCCGCGGGCACGCGGGCCGACGTGCTGACGCCGGAGCTCATCCGTAGCGCGTTCGGAGTCCATCCGGTCGTGACGACGGTGCCGGGCACGGATCGCACGCACCTGGTCTTCGAATAG